The following is a genomic window from Hymenobacter sp. APR13.
TGCTGGGCTGGGGCCGGGGCAAAACGCGCTACCGCCTGCGCGGCCGCGGCCAGCTGGTCGGCCTGCAACGCGCGGGGCAGTTGCGCCAGCAGTGCGGTTTCGCGCAGTTGGCCTTCGGGCAGCCGTTCGGCGGCAGCCAGCAGGTCGGCGGGGGGCAAGGTATAACCGAGCAAAGCCAGATACTGCGCCTGCACAGCCGCCGGAGCCGCGGCGTATGGTTGCGGGTAGGAGAGGGCCAGCACCTGCTGCAGCTGCCGGGCCGGACGGTGCAGGGCGGTATCAGGAGTGGCCAGCACGGCGGCGGTTGCAGCCCGTGCCGAGTCCGGCTGTTGGTTGAGGGCCAGGGCGTAGGCGCGGTTCAGCTGGGCTTCGGGGTAGCCGTTGCGGCTGGCGTCGGCAAAACTGGTAGCCGCCGAGCCGTACGTGCGCTGCTCCAGCAGCCACAGGGCCTGCAGGTTCTGGTAGTAGGCGGCGCTGGGCGTGTTGCCGGCCAGCAGCGGGGCCAGCGTGGTGCGGGCCGGTATCGGCTGGCCGCCATAGTGCTGCGTGAGGCCCCGCAAAAACGTCAGCTGCTCGAAGTAGTCGGCGTTACTTGGGCGCTGCACCAATTGCGTAAGGACCGGCAGGTAGCTGGTGTCGGCCTGCTGCACCCGCCGGAGCGAGGCGTGGTAGAGGCGCGCAAACTCAGCTACCGTCAGGTTGGCAGCGGGTGAGGGAGCGGGCAGCGCAGGCAGGGCCCCCGCAGTGCGCGGCGACTGTTGAGCCAGCAGCAACAAGTTGCTCTGCCAAGCGGCATCATCCGTGGTCTTGGCTTCCTGCGCCAGCTTGGCGGCATCCGCAAACTGGGCGTTCTGCAGTAGGAAGGCCAGGCGGTTGGTGCTCACCACCGCGCTGCCGGGGTCGGCGGCTTCGGCCCGGTTGAGGTACCAGTTCACCGAGTCGGAGAGGGTGGAGCGGGAGTAGAGGTGGGCGAGGTCGTTGTTGAGGCGCGGGCTGGTGGGGGCGTTTTTCAGGCCCTCGCGCAGCACGGCCAGCCGGTCGAAGAAGTCGTTGGGCTCGTTGTAGAGGGCGGCCAGGCGCAGGGAAATCTTTTCGGAAGGCCGGCGGCTAAGGGCCCGGCGCAGGATGTTGATTTCATTCTGGCGCTGCAGCCGGAACCGATAGAGGGCCGCGCGGCCCAGGCTGGCCTTGTGGTTGTGCTCGTCCAGAATGTCGCTCTCGGCATAATAGCGCTCAGCCAGCAGCGCTAGGGCGTCGCGGTTGGGCTCCTGCTCGCTTTGCAGGCGGGTCAGGTCGCCGAGGTTGTTGTAGTAGCCGGCCTGCACCTGGTACAGCGTGGCGAAGTTGTTGCGGAACTCCACGGCCCCCACGCCACCCAGCAGCAGCACATACACGGCAAACAGCGGCAGCCGGCGCGGCTCATACACCACACGGTACACGCGCAGCCGCTGCCGGATCAGGGGCCCGAAGTTCACGAGCACATACAGCAGATAGGCCGCGCCGCCCACAAACAGCACCAACGCCGTGAAATGGCGGGCGGCCAGCAGCAGCGGGTCGTTCGCGGTGGCAAAAGCGTAGCCCAGGGCCGCAGCCGCCAGCAGCACCAGCACCGGATACAGGTAGAGGGCGCCTTCCCGATACGGTAGCCAGTCGGACGCGGCGGCGGCGCGGCGCGGCAGGCCCAGCCAGCCGATAACCACGGCTGGCAGCAGCAGCACCAGCGGGTCGAGGTGCAGGCCGGGCAGCAGCAGCAGGTCGCCGTCGTTCCAGATGTATAGGCCCAGCATGCCCACGTACAGCACACTGGCCGCCACAAAAGGCAGCAGCCCGAAGCGGCTGGCAGGATTTTCGGCCTGGGTATTGAACCAC
Proteins encoded in this region:
- a CDS encoding tetratricopeptide repeat protein; this translates as MSASSSAARPTSGRGALWLPLAALAAVAVLLAVYHYFTGDDLALPVQAIAQLKPVPTVLTSVAAGLAELPVRVNGYLLTQTHDLVGPYVRPEAAYGLLLLLAGALVYFLAAASALPRPTFVAAMAGLIFLLMSLNADLLGIFDSQKQYFLVLMLAAFVLPAYAFHAFWPEVPLGRRLLLFAGLVLAVSLLLVQRSELPLDATALHLASFFTNGGAILVALLVVWVAFENINGLLWFNTQAENPASRFGLLPFVAASVLYVGMLGLYIWNDGDLLLLPGLHLDPLVLLLPAVVIGWLGLPRRAAAASDWLPYREGALYLYPVLVLLAAAALGYAFATANDPLLLAARHFTALVLFVGGAAYLLYVLVNFGPLIRQRLRVYRVVYEPRRLPLFAVYVLLLGGVGAVEFRNNFATLYQVQAGYYNNLGDLTRLQSEQEPNRDALALLAERYYAESDILDEHNHKASLGRAALYRFRLQRQNEINILRRALSRRPSEKISLRLAALYNEPNDFFDRLAVLREGLKNAPTSPRLNNDLAHLYSRSTLSDSVNWYLNRAEAADPGSAVVSTNRLAFLLQNAQFADAAKLAQEAKTTDDAAWQSNLLLLAQQSPRTAGALPALPAPSPAANLTVAEFARLYHASLRRVQQADTSYLPVLTQLVQRPSNADYFEQLTFLRGLTQHYGGQPIPARTTLAPLLAGNTPSAAYYQNLQALWLLEQRTYGSAATSFADASRNGYPEAQLNRAYALALNQQPDSARAATAAVLATPDTALHRPARQLQQVLALSYPQPYAAAPAAVQAQYLALLGYTLPPADLLAAAERLPEGQLRETALLAQLPRALQADQLAAAAQAVARFAPAPAQQTPEASTWNVVRGDLLLRQQNTAGLRQLVTNGHFTPAHQPYRLAYQAALADQSGQTRQATQLYRRLLREAPFVEPGVLAAAAFYDRQKDYLGAYGALQAALEVNPESVPLLKAYALAAIPAGLAEYAATSLAKLRSLLSPAEYATFRILYDARLAAQAAAAAPWN